The proteins below are encoded in one region of Acidithiobacillus ferrooxidans ATCC 23270:
- a CDS encoding lysophospholipid acyltransferase family protein encodes MIRSIRSALFYGGFTIWTLIWAIFSLAVAPLPLSARVWASRLWARAGVGWLHWSCGLRYRVSGLANIPATPCVIVANHQSALETLLFWCIFPQLSFVLKKELFRIPVIGWGLRLAWPIGIDRNGGREALLQVIEQGKLRLAAGFHVVIFPEGTRHPCGTVGPFSSTAAGLAIRAQAPLLPIAVNSGCFWPRTDWRKWPGVVEVRIGPALPPAGKAGSLNQQAHDWITAAIAEMGTRPAAKAL; translated from the coding sequence ATGATACGCAGCATCCGCAGCGCATTGTTCTATGGGGGCTTTACGATCTGGACGCTGATCTGGGCGATTTTCAGTCTAGCCGTAGCACCATTGCCGCTGTCGGCGCGGGTCTGGGCCAGTCGTTTATGGGCGCGCGCTGGCGTCGGCTGGCTCCATTGGAGTTGCGGCCTGCGTTATCGGGTTTCCGGTCTCGCCAATATTCCCGCCACACCTTGCGTCATCGTCGCCAATCATCAGTCGGCGCTGGAAACCCTGCTCTTTTGGTGCATCTTCCCGCAACTCTCCTTTGTACTGAAAAAGGAACTCTTCCGCATCCCGGTGATCGGCTGGGGCCTGCGTCTGGCCTGGCCCATCGGGATCGACCGCAACGGGGGCAGAGAAGCCCTGCTGCAGGTGATTGAACAGGGAAAACTCCGGCTGGCTGCGGGCTTTCATGTGGTCATTTTCCCGGAAGGCACCCGCCACCCCTGCGGCACCGTCGGCCCCTTCAGCAGCACCGCTGCCGGGCTCGCCATCCGTGCTCAGGCCCCCCTTCTGCCGATCGCTGTGAATAGCGGGTGTTTCTGGCCGCGTACAGACTGGCGAAAATGGCCGGGGGTCGTCGAGGTGCGTATCGGCCCCGCGCTACCCCCCGCAGGTAAGGCGGGGTCCCTCAACCAGCAGGCGCACGACTGGATTACGGCTGCAATTGCGGAGATGGGGACGAGGCCTGCCGCAAAAGCGCTTTGA
- a CDS encoding ATP-grasp domain-containing protein, translating to MVAVPRVAILSRHAELYSTRRLLAAVVAAGAEPVLLQPEQCLLMLHDTQAALYYGSSPLAPCAAVVPRVGTPITRLGARLLRYFAGEGSCCLNSAEALELSRDKFASLQVLAAAGVAVPQTAYFTQAGQRDLAVSFLGMPLVHKLLSGSQGVGVSLADTPAAARGMLDTVLHLQHEAMAQRFLSGRQDIRVIVLFGRVIAAMRREASAEDFRSNLHCGGRASALPDLPEDFAIIARRSAAALGLGFAGVDIMLAEDQRPLVLEVNPVPSLEGIEAVTGQDIAGTLVKALLRQASSPSPQLQP from the coding sequence ATGGTTGCGGTGCCCCGCGTAGCCATTCTTTCGCGCCATGCGGAGCTCTATTCGACCCGCCGCTTGCTGGCTGCGGTTGTCGCTGCGGGCGCCGAACCGGTCCTGCTTCAGCCTGAACAGTGTTTGCTGATGCTCCATGACACGCAGGCCGCGCTTTATTATGGATCCTCTCCTCTGGCACCCTGTGCGGCGGTGGTTCCGCGGGTGGGCACTCCAATCACGCGCCTGGGAGCACGTCTGCTGCGTTATTTTGCCGGGGAGGGAAGTTGCTGCCTCAATAGTGCAGAGGCGTTAGAGCTTTCCCGGGATAAATTTGCCTCCCTTCAGGTCCTGGCGGCGGCGGGCGTTGCCGTACCGCAAACCGCCTACTTCACCCAGGCGGGGCAGCGCGATCTGGCGGTTTCCTTCTTGGGAATGCCGCTGGTCCATAAATTACTCAGCGGCTCGCAGGGGGTGGGTGTCAGTCTGGCAGATACACCTGCCGCTGCGCGGGGCATGCTGGATACCGTCCTCCATCTGCAGCACGAGGCGATGGCGCAGCGCTTTCTCAGCGGGCGCCAGGATATCCGCGTGATCGTACTGTTCGGCAGGGTCATTGCGGCCATGCGCAGGGAGGCATCTGCCGAGGATTTTCGCAGCAATTTGCATTGCGGGGGGCGGGCGTCGGCATTGCCCGATCTGCCCGAAGATTTCGCCATCATTGCCCGCCGGTCGGCGGCTGCCCTGGGCCTGGGCTTCGCCGGAGTAGATATCATGCTGGCCGAAGATCAGCGGCCTCTGGTGCTGGAGGTGAACCCCGTCCCCAGCCTGGAAGGCATCGAAGCGGTTACGGGGCAGGATATCGCGGGTACGCTGGTCAAAGCGCTTTTGCGGCAGGCCTCGTCCCCATCTCCGCAATTGCAGCCGTAA
- a CDS encoding heterodisulfide reductase-related iron-sulfur binding cluster has product MKDDNNSTQQGVAGHGAFFQDTNLSANEAETATAWVRSHVDRRSVDLGERMDDIRDHMWELEKEGEIIVHRINPEHRAETVQTLYGWDKKIPTNNLWHHKSCGQCGNIPGYPTSLMWFMNKLGIDYLDETDQTSCTAWNYHGSGIGNVESLAAVFLRNFHQAYVSGKQHGFENGHFFPLVHCGTSFGNYKEIRKYLIESAELREKVKKILGKLGRLVDGKIVIPEEVVHYSEWLHVMRNRIASELQTIDMSNVRVTVHAACHYYKMVQEDAVYDNTVLGGNRTAVGTSVAQALGAQVIDYSTWYDCCGFGFRHIISEREFTRSFSMNRKIKVAREEARADVMIGIDTGCITTLDKNQWIGKAHDMNYSVPIIADVQLAALACGADPFKIVQLQWHASPCEDLVEKMGISWDKAKADFQDYLKQVEQGNVEYLYNPELAINQNINMKMASA; this is encoded by the coding sequence ATGAAGGACGACAACAACAGCACGCAACAGGGCGTGGCAGGTCACGGCGCCTTTTTTCAGGACACGAATCTTTCGGCGAATGAGGCGGAAACGGCTACGGCCTGGGTGCGCAGCCATGTGGACCGCCGCAGCGTCGATCTGGGCGAGCGCATGGACGATATCCGCGACCATATGTGGGAACTGGAGAAGGAAGGCGAGATCATCGTCCATCGCATCAATCCCGAACATCGTGCGGAAACGGTGCAGACCCTCTATGGTTGGGATAAAAAGATCCCCACCAACAACCTTTGGCACCACAAGAGCTGCGGACAGTGCGGCAACATCCCCGGCTATCCCACCAGCCTCATGTGGTTCATGAACAAGCTGGGCATCGACTACCTCGACGAGACCGACCAGACCTCCTGCACCGCCTGGAACTACCATGGCTCCGGCATCGGCAATGTGGAGTCCCTGGCCGCCGTCTTCCTGCGCAACTTCCATCAGGCCTACGTCTCCGGCAAGCAGCACGGCTTCGAGAACGGCCACTTCTTCCCCTTGGTGCACTGCGGCACCTCCTTCGGCAACTACAAGGAGATCCGCAAATACCTCATCGAGTCCGCCGAACTGCGGGAGAAGGTCAAGAAGATCCTCGGCAAACTGGGCCGTCTGGTGGACGGCAAGATCGTCATCCCCGAGGAAGTGGTCCACTACAGCGAATGGCTGCACGTCATGCGCAACCGCATCGCCAGCGAATTGCAGACCATCGACATGAGCAACGTCCGGGTCACCGTCCATGCCGCCTGCCACTATTACAAGATGGTGCAGGAAGACGCCGTCTACGACAACACGGTGCTGGGCGGTAATCGTACCGCTGTCGGCACCTCTGTCGCCCAGGCGCTGGGTGCCCAGGTCATCGACTACTCCACCTGGTATGACTGCTGTGGCTTCGGGTTTCGGCACATCATCTCGGAGCGCGAGTTCACCCGCAGCTTCTCCATGAACCGCAAGATCAAGGTGGCGCGGGAGGAAGCCAGGGCCGACGTCATGATCGGCATCGACACCGGCTGCATCACCACCCTGGACAAGAACCAGTGGATCGGCAAGGCCCACGACATGAACTACAGTGTTCCCATCATTGCCGACGTCCAGCTCGCGGCCCTGGCCTGTGGCGCCGATCCCTTCAAGATCGTGCAGTTGCAGTGGCATGCTTCGCCCTGTGAAGATCTGGTGGAAAAGATGGGCATCAGTTGGGACAAGGCCAAGGCCGATTTCCAGGATTATCTCAAGCAGGTGGAACAGGGCAATGTGGAATACCTCTACAACCCTGAATTGGCCATCAACCAGAACATCAATATGAAGATGGCTTCCGCCTGA
- a CDS encoding epoxyqueuosine reductase QueH — protein MSKKPATPLQTPDGSRHILLHSCCAPCAGPIMDDIRAASIDFTVLFYNPNIHPMAEYELRKEENIRYAEKLGVPFVDLDYDKDRWFERVKGLEWEPERGARCTACFDMRFERSALYAREHGFTVFTSTLGISRWKDMAQINACGERAAARHGGLQYWTYNWRKGGGSQRMIEIAKEESFYQQEYCGCVYSLRDSNRHRIAQGRSKIVRGVKFYGRDETAGAVPPEAATDISKR, from the coding sequence ATGTCCAAAAAGCCCGCCACGCCTCTGCAAACCCCCGATGGCAGCCGACATATCCTGCTGCACTCCTGCTGCGCCCCCTGCGCCGGACCCATCATGGACGATATCCGTGCTGCCAGCATCGACTTCACCGTCCTGTTCTACAATCCCAACATCCACCCCATGGCGGAATACGAACTGCGCAAGGAAGAGAATATCCGTTACGCGGAAAAGCTCGGCGTACCCTTCGTGGACCTGGACTACGACAAGGACCGCTGGTTTGAACGGGTCAAGGGCCTGGAATGGGAACCGGAACGGGGTGCGCGTTGCACCGCCTGTTTCGACATGCGTTTCGAGCGCTCCGCCCTCTATGCCAGAGAACACGGCTTCACGGTCTTTACCAGCACCCTGGGCATCTCCCGCTGGAAGGACATGGCCCAGATCAACGCCTGCGGCGAACGGGCCGCCGCCCGCCATGGGGGCCTGCAGTACTGGACCTACAACTGGCGCAAGGGCGGCGGCAGTCAGCGCATGATCGAGATTGCCAAAGAAGAAAGCTTCTACCAGCAGGAATATTGCGGCTGCGTCTATTCCCTGCGCGATTCCAACCGCCACCGCATCGCCCAGGGCCGCTCCAAGATCGTCCGCGGCGTCAAGTTTTACGGACGGGACGAAACGGCCGGCGCGGTACCCCCAGAGGCCGCCACCGACATCAGCAAGCGGTAA
- the ampD gene encoding 1,6-anhydro-N-acetylmuramyl-L-alanine amidase AmpD: MSVFDAQGWHGAARRAPSPFFDERPPTAVDLLVVHAISLPPDTFGSGDVQRFFLGELDFDRHPYYDRIRHLRVSAHFFIPRDGALWQHVGVFQRAWHAGQSQWAGRPACNDYSIGVELEGTATRPFTPEQYRALGHLGRDLQALFPALSRERVVGHADIAPGRKWDPGPCFSWQTLWEEWADDR; encoded by the coding sequence GTGAGCGTTTTCGACGCCCAGGGCTGGCATGGGGCGGCCCGGCGGGCGCCATCGCCGTTTTTTGACGAACGCCCGCCCACTGCCGTGGATCTGCTGGTCGTTCATGCCATCAGCCTGCCGCCGGACACCTTCGGCAGCGGGGACGTGCAGCGCTTTTTCCTGGGCGAGCTGGATTTCGACCGCCACCCCTATTATGACCGGATCCGCCACCTGCGGGTCTCGGCCCATTTTTTCATTCCCCGCGATGGAGCATTATGGCAGCATGTCGGCGTTTTTCAGCGCGCCTGGCACGCCGGTCAATCCCAATGGGCGGGGCGTCCGGCCTGCAATGATTATAGTATCGGGGTAGAATTGGAAGGGACGGCGACGCGGCCTTTTACACCGGAGCAATACCGGGCCCTGGGGCATTTGGGGCGGGATTTGCAAGCGCTGTTTCCGGCTCTGTCGCGGGAGCGCGTGGTGGGGCACGCGGATATCGCCCCCGGGCGAAAATGGGATCCGGGCCCTTGTTTTTCCTGGCAAACCCTTTGGGAGGAGTGGGCGGATGACCGATGA
- a CDS encoding thioredoxin domain-containing protein gives MEKISELGFWQRMAAERGLIILFFSSAGCHSCRIWRGLLREYEMTREDLRVWEVDAGIDMGLTQEFEVYHLPALFLFKDGRYLRPLQVEARPQALHRLVESVKDLPGEEQP, from the coding sequence ATGGAAAAAATATCCGAATTGGGGTTCTGGCAGCGGATGGCGGCGGAGCGGGGCTTGATTATCCTCTTTTTCAGCTCGGCGGGCTGCCATTCCTGCCGCATCTGGCGGGGTTTGCTGCGGGAGTATGAGATGACCCGCGAGGATCTGCGCGTCTGGGAGGTGGATGCCGGTATCGACATGGGGCTGACCCAGGAGTTTGAGGTTTATCACCTGCCGGCGCTCTTTCTCTTCAAGGACGGCCGCTACCTGAGGCCCTTGCAGGTGGAGGCGCGGCCCCAGGCCCTGCATCGCCTGGTGGAGTCGGTGAAAGATCTGCCAGGCGAGGAGCAGCCGTGA
- the gstA gene encoding glutathione transferase GstA, with protein sequence MKLYYSPGACSLSPHIILNEGGFSFDRERVDLASKKTETGADYAAINPDGYVPALLLDDGQVLTEGPAIIQYLADRVPEKKLAPPLGTLERYRLMQWLNFISTELHKGFSPLFHPQAPKEWKTVVAAQLGRRLSTVSRQLEGKDWLLGEGFTVADAYLFTVLGWGRHVGIDVEQWPVLQAYQGRVSTRPAVQSALKAEGLLQDT encoded by the coding sequence ATGAAATTGTATTACAGCCCCGGTGCGTGTTCCCTCTCTCCCCATATCATCCTCAACGAAGGCGGGTTCAGCTTCGACAGGGAAAGGGTGGACCTCGCCAGCAAGAAAACGGAAACCGGTGCCGACTATGCCGCCATCAACCCCGACGGCTACGTGCCCGCCCTGCTGCTCGACGACGGGCAGGTGCTCACCGAGGGGCCGGCCATCATTCAGTACCTGGCCGACCGCGTGCCCGAAAAGAAGCTCGCCCCGCCCTTGGGCACGCTGGAGCGCTACCGGCTCATGCAGTGGCTCAATTTCATCTCTACGGAACTGCACAAGGGTTTTTCTCCCTTATTCCATCCGCAGGCGCCCAAGGAATGGAAGACGGTGGTCGCTGCCCAACTCGGGCGGCGCCTGAGCACGGTCAGCCGGCAGCTGGAGGGCAAGGATTGGTTGCTGGGCGAGGGCTTCACGGTGGCCGACGCCTATCTCTTTACGGTATTGGGCTGGGGACGGCATGTGGGCATTGACGTGGAGCAATGGCCGGTGCTCCAGGCGTATCAGGGGCGGGTATCCACGCGGCCTGCGGTGCAATCGGCCCTGAAGGCGGAAGGTCTGCTCCAGGATACCTGA
- a CDS encoding winged helix-turn-helix transcriptional regulator, protein MAEEEPCAVDVTLRVIGGRWKVLILQDLFTGTRRFSEIHRAVHGITQKMLAQQLREMERHGIVNRLVYAEVPPKVEYSLTPLGKSLWPVLMSMHRWGLEQLAATGNSAPATRESGSQAAELPGR, encoded by the coding sequence ATGGCAGAAGAAGAGCCCTGCGCTGTGGATGTCACCCTCCGCGTCATTGGTGGAAGGTGGAAGGTGCTGATTCTTCAAGATTTATTCACGGGAACCCGGAGATTCTCGGAAATCCACAGAGCCGTTCACGGCATCACCCAGAAGATGCTCGCCCAGCAATTGCGGGAGATGGAGAGGCACGGCATCGTGAACCGGCTGGTATACGCCGAGGTGCCGCCCAAGGTCGAATATTCCCTTACCCCGCTGGGGAAGAGTCTTTGGCCCGTCCTCATGTCGATGCACAGGTGGGGGCTGGAGCAATTGGCGGCGACGGGGAACTCAGCGCCAGCCACCCGGGAAAGCGGGTCGCAAGCGGCGGAGCTTCCCGGACGTTGA
- a CDS encoding 2-isopropylmalate synthase: MRPAKEHLIIFDTTLRDGEQSPGAAMTRDEKLRIAKALERLRVDVIEAGFPAASNGDFVAVQAIAAAVKDSRICALARARDEDIRRAGEAIAGAAAGRIHTFIATSPVHMQAKLRMSPDEVLERAVAAVKLAREYCDDVEFSPEDAGRSEEDFLCRVIEAVIDAGARTINIPDTVGYNLPDRFGQLVANLRRRVPNADRAIFSVHCHNDLGLAVANSLSAVLHGARQVECTINGLGERAGNAALEEIVMAVRTRADVFSCDTRIDATQIVPTSKLVSTITGFPIQPNKAIVGANAFAHESGIHQDGVLKHRETYEIMRAEDVGWAANRMTLGKLSGRAAVRARLEALGIHLDKDVLDTVFTRFKELADRKAEIFDEDLQALVNEDLQEEQAERYRLGYLRVCSEMGTHPEARVEVLVEGVAKTAAAVGGGPVDAAFKAIEAVVASGVQLLLYSVNAITTGTDAQGEVTVRLQQDGRIVNGQGADTDIVLASAKAYLSALNRLQQPQGRRHPQI, encoded by the coding sequence ATGCGTCCAGCTAAAGAACATTTGATCATTTTCGACACCACCTTGCGCGATGGCGAGCAATCGCCGGGCGCGGCCATGACGCGCGACGAGAAACTGCGCATCGCCAAGGCCCTGGAGCGCTTGCGCGTGGACGTCATCGAGGCGGGCTTCCCCGCCGCCAGCAACGGCGATTTTGTTGCAGTGCAAGCGATTGCTGCTGCGGTGAAGGACAGCCGTATCTGCGCTCTGGCCCGGGCCCGGGACGAGGACATCCGCCGCGCCGGGGAGGCCATCGCCGGGGCGGCGGCGGGGCGCATCCATACCTTCATCGCCACCAGTCCGGTACACATGCAGGCTAAATTGCGCATGTCCCCCGACGAGGTCCTGGAACGGGCGGTGGCGGCCGTGAAGCTCGCCCGGGAGTATTGCGACGACGTGGAGTTTTCGCCGGAGGATGCCGGGCGGTCGGAGGAGGATTTTCTCTGCCGGGTCATCGAGGCGGTGATCGACGCCGGGGCGCGCACCATCAATATCCCGGACACGGTGGGTTACAACCTTCCGGACCGCTTTGGGCAGCTCGTCGCCAATTTGCGCAGGCGCGTGCCCAATGCTGACCGGGCGATCTTTTCGGTGCATTGTCATAACGATCTGGGCTTGGCCGTGGCCAACTCCTTGTCGGCCGTCCTCCACGGCGCCCGCCAGGTGGAGTGCACCATCAACGGTCTGGGCGAACGGGCGGGCAATGCCGCCCTGGAGGAGATCGTCATGGCGGTGCGCACCCGCGCCGATGTCTTCTCCTGCGACACCCGCATCGACGCCACCCAGATCGTGCCCACCAGCAAGCTGGTGTCCACCATCACCGGTTTCCCGATCCAGCCCAACAAGGCCATTGTCGGGGCCAACGCCTTTGCCCACGAGTCGGGCATCCATCAGGACGGTGTCCTCAAGCACCGGGAAACCTACGAGATCATGCGCGCCGAGGACGTGGGCTGGGCGGCCAACCGCATGACCCTGGGCAAGCTCTCGGGCCGGGCGGCGGTGCGGGCGCGCCTGGAGGCCTTGGGCATCCATCTGGACAAGGATGTCCTCGACACGGTCTTCACGCGCTTCAAGGAGTTGGCCGACCGCAAGGCGGAAATCTTCGATGAGGATCTGCAGGCCCTCGTCAACGAGGATCTGCAGGAGGAGCAGGCGGAACGCTATCGCCTGGGTTACCTGCGTGTCTGCTCGGAGATGGGCACCCATCCCGAAGCCCGGGTGGAAGTCCTGGTGGAAGGCGTGGCCAAGACCGCCGCGGCCGTGGGCGGAGGGCCGGTAGATGCCGCCTTCAAGGCCATCGAAGCGGTGGTGGCAAGCGGTGTGCAGTTATTGCTGTATTCGGTCAATGCCATCACGACCGGCACCGACGCCCAAGGGGAGGTCACGGTGCGCTTGCAGCAGGATGGCCGCATCGTCAATGGTCAGGGGGCGGATACGGACATCGTCCTCGCCAGCGCCAAGGCCTATCTCTCGGCCTTGAACCGCCTGCAACAGCCCCAAGGGCGGCGGCATCCGCAGATCTAG
- a CDS encoding sigma-54 interaction domain-containing protein, producing the protein MSIGLDVGSVLNIQQNPMVLINRDYRIIAANRAYQDAYGVRADEVVGKCCHEISHHSPVPCHMCGEDCPHQAVFNTGEAHEVRHIHYDHQNHAEHVRIRGHAIKDQDGNAYLGEEIIRLPRQEEEITCGELRMVGRSPAFMRCLHHLEMAGRTDASILLSGESGVGKELAANALHQFSVRASGPFITVDCASLPETLFESEILGHERGAFTGCLGRKCGLYEMAHGGTLFLDEVGELPLAMQAKLLRVLETGSFRRLGGAETLHADVRVVAATNRNLLEMATQRAFREDLYYRLAAITIDLPPLRERREDIAGIAKVLLDRIGRNWGGGWSLSKEAEIRLCAYDFPGNVRELRNILQKAAALADGPVIQPRHLDWAVSRKAALPTAERPSLPGPGKTGLHPDNLDELLRRYHGNRRQVADVLGVCERTVYRWLQRQTAG; encoded by the coding sequence ATGTCCATTGGGCTGGATGTCGGCAGTGTCCTCAATATTCAGCAGAATCCCATGGTGCTGATCAATCGGGACTATCGGATTATAGCCGCCAACCGCGCCTATCAGGATGCCTATGGCGTGCGTGCGGATGAGGTGGTCGGGAAGTGTTGCCATGAAATCTCCCATCACTCCCCGGTACCTTGTCACATGTGTGGAGAAGATTGTCCTCATCAGGCGGTGTTCAACACCGGAGAAGCGCATGAGGTGCGTCACATTCATTATGACCACCAGAATCATGCCGAGCATGTGCGGATTCGCGGCCATGCCATCAAGGATCAGGACGGTAATGCGTATCTGGGGGAGGAAATCATCCGTCTCCCGCGCCAGGAGGAGGAAATCACCTGCGGTGAGTTGCGTATGGTAGGACGCTCACCCGCCTTTATGCGCTGTCTGCATCATCTAGAAATGGCAGGGCGGACGGATGCCAGTATCCTGCTGTCCGGTGAGAGCGGGGTGGGTAAGGAGCTGGCCGCCAACGCTCTGCATCAGTTCTCGGTGCGGGCGAGTGGTCCTTTCATCACCGTCGATTGTGCTTCCTTGCCGGAGACCCTTTTTGAAAGCGAGATACTGGGCCACGAGCGGGGAGCCTTCACCGGTTGTCTCGGGCGCAAATGCGGGCTGTATGAAATGGCCCATGGCGGCACTCTGTTTCTGGATGAGGTCGGTGAACTACCGCTTGCCATGCAGGCCAAGCTGCTGCGGGTACTGGAAACGGGTAGCTTTCGGCGTCTGGGCGGAGCGGAAACTCTGCATGCAGACGTGCGCGTAGTGGCCGCCACCAATCGCAACCTGCTGGAGATGGCGACGCAGCGGGCCTTTCGTGAAGATCTCTATTATCGTTTGGCGGCCATTACCATTGATTTGCCGCCGTTGCGTGAGCGTCGCGAAGATATCGCGGGTATCGCCAAAGTTTTGCTGGATCGCATTGGCAGGAACTGGGGCGGGGGTTGGAGCTTGTCCAAGGAGGCGGAGATTCGTCTGTGTGCCTACGATTTTCCGGGCAACGTGCGGGAGTTGCGCAATATTCTGCAAAAGGCGGCGGCGCTGGCGGATGGCCCGGTCATTCAGCCTCGGCATCTGGATTGGGCGGTATCGCGCAAAGCAGCCCTGCCGACAGCAGAGCGACCGTCGCTCCCTGGGCCGGGGAAGACTGGACTGCACCCTGACAACCTCGACGAATTGTTGCGTCGCTATCATGGTAACAGGCGCCAGGTGGCAGATGTGCTGGGTGTTTGTGAGCGAACGGTGTACCGCTGGTTGCAGCGCCAGACCGCTGGATAA
- a CDS encoding DsrE/DsrF/DrsH-like family protein, which translates to MSGLYIICLSGVREKLQFAAMAASVAAVSGSEVHVFLSMNAFPYFVKGHGKEAPAEGEMGHWMAGRKVPPFYQIFEQAVELGDAKIWACSMAMDVMGIKADALEDIVAGPLGLTRFLSDAEGAQVLTF; encoded by the coding sequence ATGTCGGGGTTATATATCATCTGTTTGAGCGGGGTGAGAGAGAAGTTGCAGTTTGCGGCGATGGCGGCGTCGGTTGCGGCGGTTTCGGGGTCGGAGGTGCATGTTTTCCTGTCCATGAATGCCTTTCCCTATTTTGTGAAAGGACACGGCAAGGAGGCTCCGGCGGAAGGTGAGATGGGGCATTGGATGGCCGGACGCAAGGTGCCGCCATTCTACCAGATCTTTGAGCAGGCCGTGGAGCTGGGCGATGCCAAAATCTGGGCCTGCTCCATGGCCATGGACGTGATGGGGATCAAGGCGGATGCGCTGGAAGACATCGTCGCCGGGCCTTTGGGCCTGACCAGGTTCCTCAGCGACGCCGAAGGCGCGCAGGTCCTGACTTTTTAA
- a CDS encoding sulfurtransferase TusA family protein produces MSERIVDARGSFCPGPLMELISSMKMMSVGDTLELLSTDAGSAADVPEWIQKVGHEMLDTRQDDAGTWHIRVRKTK; encoded by the coding sequence ATGAGTGAAAGAATCGTAGATGCCCGCGGCAGTTTTTGCCCCGGGCCGCTGATGGAGCTGATTTCCAGCATGAAGATGATGAGTGTCGGCGACACCCTGGAACTGTTGTCCACCGACGCCGGTTCCGCTGCGGATGTACCGGAGTGGATCCAAAAGGTCGGTCACGAAATGCTGGATACCCGACAGGATGATGCGGGCACCTGGCACATCCGGGTGCGCAAGACCAAGTAG
- a CDS encoding NAD(P)/FAD-dependent oxidoreductase, with translation MRILVVGGGMGGTIFANHLARRIHHEMKTGKARITMLSASHEHVYQPGWLYVAMGRTTPDELVREQQGLLEPGIEFHVDPVEEFHLADNHVQCKSGKVHEYDVIVISTGSRPMPENIPGLKENSINCYTAENAVEFFRQLSDFKGGRIVVTVGLPHKCPMIPLEITFAMHDFIQDRGLLDKTEFYYTYPIGRVHSLENVAKWAAPEFDRMGIQYETLFNMKEVDGKNAQVLSEEGGAVKYDLLVAVPPHKGQEVIEKNGLGENGWIPTNRTSLHMEGEYGKNVIILGDTTNLPISKAGSTTHFEAEVAAENVAAVIKIGRPVRSYDGKVFCFIEAGKDRATYAMFDYQHPPQPKAPTGAVHAFKMAYNQLYWASARGLL, from the coding sequence ATGAGAATTCTCGTCGTCGGTGGGGGTATGGGGGGCACCATTTTCGCCAATCATCTGGCCCGCCGTATCCACCATGAAATGAAAACCGGCAAGGCGCGCATCACCATGCTCTCGGCCAGCCACGAACACGTCTATCAGCCCGGCTGGCTTTATGTGGCCATGGGCCGGACGACCCCGGATGAACTGGTCCGCGAACAGCAGGGCCTGCTGGAGCCCGGTATCGAGTTTCATGTCGATCCCGTGGAGGAGTTTCATCTGGCTGACAATCATGTCCAGTGCAAGAGCGGCAAGGTCCATGAGTATGATGTCATCGTCATTTCCACCGGCTCCCGTCCCATGCCAGAAAACATCCCCGGCCTCAAGGAGAACTCCATCAACTGTTATACCGCGGAGAATGCGGTGGAGTTCTTCCGGCAACTCTCGGACTTCAAGGGGGGGCGCATCGTCGTCACCGTCGGTCTGCCGCACAAGTGTCCGATGATCCCGCTGGAAATCACCTTCGCCATGCACGATTTCATTCAGGATCGTGGCCTGCTGGACAAGACCGAGTTCTACTACACCTATCCCATCGGTCGGGTGCACAGCCTGGAGAATGTGGCGAAGTGGGCGGCACCGGAATTCGACCGGATGGGCATCCAGTACGAGACCCTGTTCAACATGAAGGAAGTCGATGGCAAAAATGCCCAGGTTCTCAGTGAGGAGGGGGGTGCCGTCAAGTATGACCTGTTGGTGGCGGTGCCGCCGCACAAGGGTCAGGAAGTCATCGAGAAGAATGGCCTCGGGGAGAATGGCTGGATTCCTACCAACCGCACGTCCCTGCACATGGAAGGGGAATACGGCAAGAATGTCATCATCCTGGGGGATACCACCAACCTGCCGATCAGCAAGGCCGGCTCCACCACGCATTTCGAGGCAGAGGTTGCCGCCGAAAATGTCGCGGCGGTGATCAAGATCGGGCGGCCGGTACGCAGTTACGATGGCAAGGTCTTCTGCTTCATAGAAGCGGGCAAGGATCGCGCCACGTATGCCATGTTTGATTACCAGCATCCTCCGCAGCCCAAGGCCCCGACCGGTGCGGTCCATGCCTTCAAGATGGCCTACAACCAGCTCTATTGGGCCAGTGCCCGCGGCTTGCTCTAA